Proteins encoded in a region of the Flavobacterium sp. MDT1-60 genome:
- a CDS encoding DUF4105 domain-containing protein — protein sequence MKNVILKKTLFSLLFLLCFIGFSQNLPLSKDSKISVLTCGLGNETYSYFGHTAIRVADSANNIDLVYNYGAFDFSTPNFVTKFAKGDLQYFVVVHPFADFMNEYNYEKRSVFEQELLIPQESKQKLFDNLNTTLLSEERYYTYKFIDKNCTSMVVDIINKTLNGNVIIKKGDTDITYRSILFPYFDRHFYDKLGTSIIFGKKVDQLGTKIFLPFELKNSLEKTSFQNHPLVSKTSTLISFEKETPTSWWNNVYTYLFLLAFIVLAHNKIVDKIYLLILSLMGIFFVVVGFYSFHQELAMNYNILLFSPLLLILILLSILKNKGWTYRFAVLHVLFLIIYTLFIINKAHFLIVLPMIITSGFVLVRVAIRNKKRIPIII from the coding sequence ATGAAAAATGTCATTTTAAAAAAAACACTTTTTAGTTTACTATTCTTACTATGTTTTATTGGTTTCAGCCAAAACTTACCTTTATCAAAAGATTCAAAAATAAGTGTTCTTACTTGTGGATTAGGCAATGAAACTTACTCTTACTTTGGGCATACGGCTATCCGAGTTGCGGATTCTGCAAACAATATTGATCTGGTTTATAATTATGGTGCTTTTGATTTTTCGACACCTAATTTTGTTACCAAATTTGCTAAAGGCGATTTGCAATATTTTGTAGTAGTTCATCCCTTTGCTGATTTTATGAATGAATACAATTATGAGAAACGAAGTGTTTTTGAACAAGAACTTCTTATTCCACAGGAGTCAAAACAAAAGCTATTTGATAACTTAAATACTACTTTACTTTCTGAAGAACGTTATTATACTTATAAATTCATTGATAAAAACTGTACCTCGATGGTTGTTGACATTATCAATAAAACATTGAACGGAAATGTGATAATAAAAAAAGGAGACACTGATATTACTTATCGCTCAATTTTATTCCCTTATTTTGATAGGCATTTTTATGACAAACTAGGAACTAGTATTATTTTCGGAAAGAAAGTAGATCAATTAGGCACCAAAATATTCCTGCCTTTTGAATTGAAAAACAGTTTAGAGAAGACTTCTTTTCAAAATCATCCCTTAGTTAGCAAAACAAGTACATTGATAAGCTTTGAAAAAGAAACCCCAACCTCGTGGTGGAATAATGTTTACACTTATTTATTTTTACTTGCTTTTATAGTTTTGGCACATAATAAAATAGTAGACAAGATCTATCTTTTGATTTTATCTTTAATGGGAATCTTCTTTGTAGTTGTTGGATTTTATTCTTTTCACCAGGAACTGGCGATGAATTATAATATACTTTTATTTAGCCCCCTTTTATTGATTTTGATCCTTTTATCAATTCTTAAAAATAAAGGATGGACGTATCGCTTTGCTGTTTTACATGTATTATTTCTAATCATCTACACTCTATTTATAATTAACAAAGCCCACTTTTTAATTGTTTTACCGATGATTATAACAAGCGGTTTTGTTTTAGTAAGA
- a CDS encoding PorV/PorQ family protein yields MKKLLGLLLFWSCTTQYAQTVRKYSNEFMNIGVDAAALGMSSAVVASTNDVNAVYWNPAGLTHLEDHQISLMHANYFANIAQYDYIGYASPIDDRSAWGISMIRFGVDDIMDTTELIDSQGNIDYNRIRLFSTADYGFTFSYARKLPVEGFQYGVNAKVIRRIIGEFANSWGFGFDVGLQFERNDWKFGLMLRDITTTYNVWNIDEEEYAKIANAIPGENNELPESTEITLPKAQLGVSKTFEFHNDYSLLVATNLNMRFEQTNDIISSKVVSIDPAIGFEFGYTNLVFLRAGAGNFQNVMQLDNTEKINFQPNIGLGFKYKGIQVDYALTDLGNQSTALYSNIFSLKVDLGIFR; encoded by the coding sequence TTGAAGAAACTTTTGGGGCTTTTATTATTTTGGAGTTGCACTACACAATATGCACAAACTGTTCGAAAGTATTCGAATGAGTTTATGAATATAGGTGTCGACGCCGCTGCATTAGGAATGTCGAGTGCTGTTGTTGCTTCTACAAATGATGTCAACGCAGTTTACTGGAATCCAGCTGGTCTGACACATCTTGAAGACCATCAGATTTCATTAATGCATGCCAATTATTTTGCCAATATTGCTCAGTATGATTATATAGGATATGCGAGTCCTATTGATGATAGAAGTGCCTGGGGAATTTCGATGATTCGTTTTGGAGTCGACGATATTATGGACACAACCGAATTAATTGACAGCCAGGGAAATATTGATTATAACCGAATTCGTTTGTTCTCAACAGCAGATTATGGTTTTACCTTCTCGTACGCAAGGAAATTACCTGTAGAAGGATTTCAATATGGTGTTAACGCAAAAGTGATTCGCCGAATTATTGGAGAATTTGCTAATTCCTGGGGTTTTGGTTTTGATGTAGGGCTACAGTTTGAACGCAATGACTGGAAGTTCGGATTGATGCTTCGCGATATTACCACTACTTATAATGTCTGGAATATCGACGAAGAAGAATATGCAAAAATTGCCAATGCTATTCCGGGAGAAAATAATGAATTGCCCGAAAGCACAGAGATTACTTTACCAAAAGCACAATTAGGAGTTTCAAAAACATTTGAGTTTCATAATGATTATAGCCTTTTGGTAGCTACAAATCTGAATATGCGTTTTGAACAAACTAATGATATTATTTCATCAAAAGTTGTAAGTATTGATCCGGCAATTGGTTTTGAATTTGGGTATACCAATTTGGTTTTCTTAAGAGCCGGAGCTGGAAATTTCCAGAATGTTATGCAGTTGGACAATACAGAAAAAATAAATTTTCAACCCAATATTGGATTAGGATTTAAATATAAAGGCATTCAGGTCGATTATGCTCTGACCGATTTAGGAAACCAAAGTACTGCTCTATATTCCAATATTTTTTCTTTAAAAGTAGATTTAGGTATCTTTAGATAA